The genomic DNA CGGAATAGGCCGGCTAGGCCAGCCCATGTCTTGCAGCGATCTGGGCGTAAGCAGTTTCGATCTTAGGCTTTAGCCAATCCGTCACATCGCCGCGCTGGGCAGGCCCTCATTATACGGGGGCCAGTTCGAAGCTCGATACCGTTCCTCTCGAAGTGGTACGGCGTCAGTTGGACCCAATCCATCCTGAAAGCCCTTTCCAACAGAACCGGCAGGGTTCGCGCAATAGCGCTCTGCCGCTGGGGCGTTGGGCGCAGCCTTGCATGGCTCAATCGCGGCTGTCCTTGTCAAAGGAATGGGATTAATCGATAGCTCGTGCCGAGGCTTGGGCCCTTATTGTACAGACTCTATGCTTCCCCTGCCATATCGCAAGAATCTGAAAATATACGGTTAATGTTGAATCCGACCCTAAGAGGTGGCGACGATACTTGTGTTCAGATCCGCAAAGCTCTGGCCCTTCGTTTGCATCTCTCGCAAAAGTTGGGGGACTTGCCAGAAATAGGGGTCTTGGGTGGCATAGGTTTCGATCCTTTGGATCAGGATATCGATGCCTATCAAATCGGCCAAATGCATCGGGCCGCCGCGGTGACGGGGAAAGCCATAGCCAAACAATTCGACCGCGTCGATATCGACCGGACGCAGGGCGATGCCGTCTTCCAGCACCCGAACGGCCTCGGCGATCATCGCCGTCAGGCAGCGCGCGACAATATCCTCATCACTGAAATCCTGCGCAGCTATGCCCAAGGTGCGCCGCTCATTGGCGACAATCTCCATTGCGCCCGGGTTTGCGATACGTGACTTGGACCCGTCATAAAGATAATACCCCGTGCCCGTCTTGCGCCCCAACCAACCTTGATCGCAAATCAGATCAGAGACGCGGGAATAGCGTTCCTCGGCCGGGCGTGTGGACGCTTTGCGTTGACGAGTCATGCGCCCAATATCCAAGCCCGCCATGTCGGACACGGCAAACGGACCCATGGCAAAGCCGAAACCCTCAAGCGCGGCGTCGATCCGGTCATAATCCACGCCATCCAACAGCAAATACTCGGTCGCCTTGCGGTATTCCGTTAGAATGCGGTTGCCGATGAACCCGTCACAGACCCCGGCCCGCACCGCGACCTTGCCAAGTTTACCCGCAAGGGCAAAGCTGGTGGCCACCCACTCCGGTGCTGTCTTGTCGGCGACAACCACCTCGACCAACCGCATGATGTGCGCGGGAGAAAAGAAATGCAGCCCTATCACGTCAGCGGGCCGCGACGTGGCCGCCGCAATCGTGTTTACATCCAGATAAGAGGTGTTCGTCGCCAGCAAAGCCCCGGGTTTGCAAATCGCATCCAGCTTGCCGAAAAGATCAATTTTGGCGGCCATATCCTCAAAGATCGCCTCGACCACCAGATCGCATTTCGAAACGCTTTCAAGCGCATCGGTGCAGGTCAGCTTTTCCGATGCGGCGGCATATGCGCTGTCTGAAAGCTTGCCTCGTTTCAGCGCACCTTGCAGGTTTTTTTCTATCCCCGCACGGGCCTGTGCCACGCGATTGACTTGGACTTCGATCAGATGAACCGAAAGCCCGCCAAGCAAAAAAGCGGTTGCGATGCCGATCCCCATCGTACCGCCGCCGATCACCGCAACCGACGCGATATCCCGCGCTTGGAGGCCGACTTCGGGGATTTTACTTGTCGCGCGCTCGGCCAGAAAGGCGTGGGTCAAGCCGACATGTTCGGGACCCTCCATCAGGTCCAGGAACAACTTTCGTTCAAGGGCCAGCCCTTCATCAATGGGCAGGGTCGCGGCACAAACAGCCTCTAGCGCCTTTAGCGGGGCCGCTAGCGCGGGGCGCATTGCCGTCAGGCGTTTGCGCGCAGCCTCCACTGCTTCGGGGGTGGGGGCCACGGTCAGCCCATCGGTCTGGCGCGCGGGCAGCGCACCCGATAGGACTTCCTGCGCAGCAGCCAAGCCAGCCTCGCGCGGCGATCCATCGGCCAATCGATCAACGATCCCCAGCGTTTTAGCCTCAGCCACGTTTACCTCACGTCCTGTGCAGATGACATCGATGGCGGCGGCCAGCCCGGTCAGTCGCGGCAACCGCTGTGACCCACCTGCACCCGGCAACAAGCCCAGCTTTACTTCGGGCAGCGCGACCTTAAGTCCCGCCATTCCGACACGCACCTGTGTGGCCAAGGCCAGCTCTAACGCGCCCCCGAATGCAATACCATGCAACACCGAAATCACGGGTTTCGCGCTGTCATTCAGAGATTTCAGAACCTCGGGCAAGGTGGGGTGAACGCCTGAATTGCCAAAATCCCGAATATCGGCCCCGGCAGAAAAGAACCGTCCTTCGCCATAAATCACAATTGCTTTGATTGTGGGGTCAGTCAACAATTCGGAGTGGGCATCGTGAACGGCTTTGCGCAGCGCGAAGCCCAAGGCATTGACCGGTGGCTTGGCCAGAGCAATCAAGCCAACTTCGCCCGCTTTTTCGACTCGCAGAATTTCCATGGTATTTTCTTTCATCGCCAACTCCCCTCGGCTTATCCAAAGTCGATATACATCGGTATACAGCGAAACCGCCCGCCCCGGAATTCAAACTGGCATAGGTGGGTCAGGATTAACCGTGCGCCAGATGACCCCAGAGGATGGCCTGTCGCAGTTGCGCCGCTATTCCGGTTTAACCGAATGTGTATTGGCATGACTGGGGCACTTGCACCCTGTCCTGTCTGTTTGGGTAACCGCTCAATTTATAACGGCGGTTGCCTCGATCTCGATCAAAGCTTCATCTTCGATCAGGGCAGAGACAACGACCATCGTCATGGCAGGAAAATGTTTGCCAAGCACCTTGCGATAGGCTGCGCCCACTTCGGACTGACGCGCGGCATATTCCTTTTTGTCGACCACAAACCATGTCAGGCGTGTGATGCTTTCGGCGGTGCCGCCGGCGGCTACGACCACATCAAGGATATTGCGCAGGGTCTGTTCCATCTGGCCGATAAAATCATTGGTCTCGAACACCTGATCGGTGTTCCAGCCGATTTGCCCGCCAACGAACAAAAGCCCGTCTTTGGTCAGAACCCCGTTTGCATAGCCTTTGGCGGGGGCCCATCCGTCGGGTGCGATAAGGGAATGTGTCATTTCAAGCCTCGTTATTAAGATAGGGAGTGAGCGCCGCACGCAGATCATCCGTCCATGGCGTGGACTTTCCGTGTGCGTCAATGAAAATAAGTGTTGCGGCATAGGTCATGCGGGGGGCGCCATCACATGTGGTCACGATTGTGAAATCAAATGTGGAGCGGGTGATCCGTTTGCCCGTCAACGTAAGCGACAGGTGGTCGCCATGGCGCGACGGTGCGTGGAACCGCGCCTCGATCTTGCCGGTGGGGACGCCGCCATCTTTGTGCAGTGTCTCGAACGGATGGCCGATTTGGTCGAAAAACGCCTCGACGCAATCGTTCATCATCTCGAAATACCTGGGAAAGAAGACGATGCCTGCCGGATCGCAGTATTTGAACAGGACTTTCTGCTTATAGGTAAATGTCATTGGTCTGCTCTTAGGCG from Pseudorhodobacter turbinis includes the following:
- a CDS encoding 3-hydroxyacyl-CoA dehydrogenase NAD-binding domain-containing protein; the protein is MEILRVEKAGEVGLIALAKPPVNALGFALRKAVHDAHSELLTDPTIKAIVIYGEGRFFSAGADIRDFGNSGVHPTLPEVLKSLNDSAKPVISVLHGIAFGGALELALATQVRVGMAGLKVALPEVKLGLLPGAGGSQRLPRLTGLAAAIDVICTGREVNVAEAKTLGIVDRLADGSPREAGLAAAQEVLSGALPARQTDGLTVAPTPEAVEAARKRLTAMRPALAAPLKALEAVCAATLPIDEGLALERKLFLDLMEGPEHVGLTHAFLAERATSKIPEVGLQARDIASVAVIGGGTMGIGIATAFLLGGLSVHLIEVQVNRVAQARAGIEKNLQGALKRGKLSDSAYAAASEKLTCTDALESVSKCDLVVEAIFEDMAAKIDLFGKLDAICKPGALLATNTSYLDVNTIAAATSRPADVIGLHFFSPAHIMRLVEVVVADKTAPEWVATSFALAGKLGKVAVRAGVCDGFIGNRILTEYRKATEYLLLDGVDYDRIDAALEGFGFAMGPFAVSDMAGLDIGRMTRQRKASTRPAEERYSRVSDLICDQGWLGRKTGTGYYLYDGSKSRIANPGAMEIVANERRTLGIAAQDFSDEDIVARCLTAMIAEAVRVLEDGIALRPVDIDAVELFGYGFPRHRGGPMHLADLIGIDILIQRIETYATQDPYFWQVPQLLREMQTKGQSFADLNTSIVATS
- a CDS encoding RidA family protein, whose product is MTHSLIAPDGWAPAKGYANGVLTKDGLLFVGGQIGWNTDQVFETNDFIGQMEQTLRNILDVVVAAGGTAESITRLTWFVVDKKEYAARQSEVGAAYRKVLGKHFPAMTMVVVSALIEDEALIEIEATAVIN
- a CDS encoding acyl-CoA thioesterase, with product MTFTYKQKVLFKYCDPAGIVFFPRYFEMMNDCVEAFFDQIGHPFETLHKDGGVPTGKIEARFHAPSRHGDHLSLTLTGKRITRSTFDFTIVTTCDGAPRMTYAATLIFIDAHGKSTPWTDDLRAALTPYLNNEA